One region of Culex pipiens pallens isolate TS chromosome 2, TS_CPP_V2, whole genome shotgun sequence genomic DNA includes:
- the LOC120418631 gene encoding uncharacterized protein LOC120418631, giving the protein MNNLTGYCCGICKAAVEKDGDLPFCDHCQQFFHYECAQLEKGVKDDSWRCPNCAAEMEVTQVIVKFDDLEKTLQELEAEAKRQEERIFAEQQLHKRRLELQQQTQQRQQEAERQMLALEQQLMEQQLAAEKQFQEQQKKNKEDFEAKMAQLKAEAKSPKTKKEKKIKKSKGDKKKPDASGTAGPSGISTPLRHPGVTIPEVPKPKPTPIPADSGEEGNGNEGDESGSDPTGTETESSSSDDEQEKAEVEPPKQLRGPTKAQLTARQFLARKLPVFTGRCEEWPMFISSYETSNLACGFSNVENLARLQDSIREPALNNVRSLLLLPEKDPAAIETLRMLYGRLEKLLNTLLIKVRKADSPRSDRLESFIYFGVVVQQLVDHLEATHMNDHLVNPLLIRELVEKLPAGSKLEWIRFKKLKKHVSLRTFADFLSDIVTDASEATLFTEPQLQHQPQSRRDAKPKAGSRTHESYLHTHAAAENSGDTNHAGVNNKRPCRICDRTDHRVRNCEKFKQLKLEDRLDAVKKWQLCKLCLNEHGSARCRMNFRCNVGNCKERHNALLHSDVPATVVNCNAHDVRARQPVIFRMIPVTLYNGGRSVNIIAFLDEGASYTLVDESITKLLNVRGAVQPLRIMWTAGVSRLEKQSENVCLSISARGVSTQFQIKNAHTVNELKLPEQTVCFADVVKEYKHLHDLPVADYRGAPKILIGLKDLHLYAPLESRIGGAGEPIAVKSKLGWTIYGPHENNAPAAGFVGHHACHQVSNQDLHDLLKNQYLLEETGISMTLLPESDEDKRARSILESTTVRIGDRYETGLLWKADDTSFPDSYVMALKRLKSLERKLLKNDSLYDNVRRQIIEYQQKGYAHKASQQELAACDPRKVWYLPLNVVTHPKKPEKVRLVWDAAATVAGVSLNSQLLKGPDMLTSLPSVIFRFRERPVGFGGDIREMYHQLRIRKEDTNAQRFLFRNDPTAEPEVYIMDVATFGATCSPCAAQFVKNKNAEEFSKQYPAAAKAIVENHYVDDYYDSASTVDEAIQRAKEVRLIHSKAGFEIRNWVASSSEVVRALGEKKADQKVHLSQNKTTGYERVLGIVWNTSTDEFLFSAEMREDLERYLKGELRPTKRVVSSCVMSLFDPQGFLISFTIFGRILIQDLWRAGCDWDKAVDDEAWEKWKRWVSRLQEVEGVRIPRYYFQGAHDLNYETLELHVFCDASQCAYGAVAFFWIMSSMGPICALVSGKSKVAPLKLLSIPRLELQSDVVGSRLMNFVQENHTLKIAERFIWSDSEVALSWIHSDQRKYKQFVAFRVGEILTLTKQSEWRKVPSKLNLADMLTKWDNKHSFRQDGPWSRAPEFIEEAKRLWAISKQQVQLNTPEEMRASVLYHSIIVTEQIIDPQNFSRWTVMVRSVACLARFRSNCRRKAKGLPIEALPLSKAMKGLVKRTVPAVPVPLKREEYQMAETYLWRWAQADFPDEVTTLLKNLELPADKKLSLEKSSVLYKLTPFLDEQKVMRVDGRLERATMVPFEVRFPVILPKGHPVTTKLLEHYHQKMGHAYFETAINELRQRFFIPNLRAELKRVMTACVKCKVEKSVPAIPRMAPLPVQRVTPHQRAFSYTGVDYFGPVAVTVGRRSEKRWVSLFTCLTTRAIHLEVVHSLTTQSCVMAIRRFACRRGMPIEFFSDNGTNFQGASKEIVRVDAECREEFTDARTSWNFNPPSAPHMGGAWERLVRSVKEALKAFDDGRKLTDEVLLTSLAEAEDLINTRPLTYLSTEAGSTEALTPNHFLRGVTTNDRGAQRAESTSPAEALRDCYKRSQLLADCFWKRWIAEYLPTLNQRTKWHAEAEPIACGDVVYVVEGANRGNWVRGIVTEVFKGADGRIRQAMVRTSRGELKRPVSKLAVLEIQERKTGVKEAPPTRVTGRGDVGTAMNRPSAARETRQPKC; this is encoded by the coding sequence atgaATAACCTCACTGGCTATTGCTGCGGGATCTGCAAGGCTGCGGTGGAAAAGGACGGTGATCTGCCCTTCTGCGACCACTGCCAGCAATTCTTCCACTACGAGTGCGCGCAGCTCGAGAAGGGCGTCAAGGACGATTCCTGGAGGTGCCCCAACTGCGCGGCCGAAATGGAAGTCACCCAGGTCATCGTGAAGTTTGACGACCTGGAAAAGACCCTGCAGGAGCTGGAAGCAGAAGCGAAGCGCCAGGAGGAGAGAATCTTCGCGGAACAACAGCTGCACAAACGTCGCCTGGAGCTGCAACAGCAAACACAGCAGCGTCAACAAGAGGCCGAAAGGCAGATGCTGGCCCTCGAGCAGCAGCTCATGGAGCAACAACTCGCTGCCGAGAAGCAGTTCCAGGAACAGCAGAAGAAGAATAAGGAAGATTTCGAGGCCAAGATGGCACAACTGAAGGCCGAGGCAAAGAGTCCtaaaacaaaaaaggaaaagaaaatCAAGAAGTCCAAAGGGGACAAAAAGAAGCCCGATGCCTCAGGCACGGCTGGCCCCAGCGGAATCTCAACGCCGCTCCGACATCCGGGAGTTACGATTCCAGAAGTACCCAAACCAAAACCGACTCCGATACCGGCGGATTCCGGTGAAGAGGGTAACGGCAACGAAGGAGACGAGTCCGGCTCGGACCCTACCGGAACGGAGACGGAATCCAGTTCGTCGGATGATGAGCAGGAAAAAGCGGAAGTAGAACCACCCAAGCAGCTACGAGGGCCAACAAAGGCGCAGCTTACTGCCCGCCAGTTCTTGGCCAGAAAACTGCCCGTGTTCACTGGACGCTGCGAGGAGTGGCCAATGTTCATAAGCAGCTACGAGACGTCGAACCTGGCCTGCGGATTTTCGAACGTCGAGAACCTCGCCAGACTGCAGGACAGCATTCGGGAGCCAGCGTTGAACAACGTGCGCAGCCTACTGTTGCTGCCTGAGAAGGACCCGGCGGCGATCGAAACTCTACGCATGCTGTACGGCCGTCTCGAAAAGCTGCTCAACACGCTGCTGATCAAGGTACGGAAGGCCGACTCTCCCAGGTCGGATCGTCTGGAATCGTTCATATACTTCGGCGTCGTGGTCCAGCAGCTCGTAGACCACCTCGAGGCCACCCACATGAACGATCACCTGGTCAACCCACTGTTGATCCGAGAGCTGGTGGAGAAACTACCCGCCGGGTCGAAACTCGAATGGATTCGgttcaagaagctgaagaagcaCGTCTCGCTCCGAACTTTCGCTGACTTCCTATCGGACATCGTGACCGACGCTAGCGAGGCCACACTGTTCACCGAACCGCAGCTGCAACATCAGCCGCAGTCTCGCAGAGACGCCAAACCAAAAGCTGGATCCAGAACGCACGAAAGCTACCTTCACACTCACGCTGCTGCGGAGAATAGCGGAGACACAAACCATGCCGGTGTAAACAACAAAAGACCATGCAGGATTTGTGATCGCACCGACCATCGAGTCCGCAACTGTGAGAAGTTCAAGCAGCTGAAATTGGAGGATCGTTTGGACGCAGTCAAGAAGTGGCAACTCTGCAAGCTGTGCCTGAATGAGCACGGGTCTGCCCGCTGCCGGATGAACTTCAGGTGCAACGTGGGAAACTGCAAGGAGCGGCACAACGCACTTCTGCACAGCGACGTCCCCGCAACGGTCGTCAACTGCAACGCTCACGATGTGCGGGCCAGACAGCCGGTGATCTTCAGGATGATTCCGGTTACGCTGTACAACGGCGGCAGATCGGTCAACATTATCGCGTTTCTGGACGAGGGAGCTTCGTACACGTTGGTGGACGAGTCCATCACGAAGTTGCTGAACGTTCGCGGCGCAGTTCAACCGCTGCGCATTATGTGGACCGCTGGAGTTTCAAGGCTGGAGAAACAATCGGAGAACGTCTGCCTGTCGATCTCTGCCAGAGGGGTGTCGACTCAGTTCCAGATCAAGAACGCCCACACCGTGAACGAGCTGAAGCTTCCGGAACAAACCGTGTGCTTCGCCGACGTCGTCAAGGAGTACAAGCATCTGCACGATCTCCCGGTGGCAGATTACCGCGGCGCGCCGAAGATCTTGATTGGCTTGAAGGATCTGCACCTGTACGCGCCTCTCGAGTCTCGTATCGGCGGCGCTGGAGAACCAATCGCTGTAAAGTCGAAACTTGGATGGACGATCTACGGCCCCCACGAGAACAACGCGCCAGCAGCTGGATTCGTAGGTCATCATGCTTGTCACCAAGTCTCTAACCAAGACCTGCATGATCTCCTGAAGAACCAGTACCTCCTCGAGGAAACTGGCATCTCCATGACGCTGCTGCCGGAGTCGGACGAGGACAAGCGAGCCAGGTCGATTCTGGAGTCAACGACAGTGCGCATCGGGGATCGATACGAGACCGGCCTGTTATGGAAAGCGGACGACACAAGTTTCCCCGACAGCTACGTGATGGCGCTGAAAAGGTTGAAATCCCTGGAAAGAAAGCTGCTGAAGAACGACTCGCTGTACGACAACGTGCGGCGCCAAATCATCGAGTATCAACAGAAGGGCTACGCGCACAAGGCCTCCCAGCAAGAACTGGCTGCGTGCGATCCGCGAAAGGTGTGGTACTTGCCGCTGAACGTGGTGACGCACCCCAAGAAGCCGGAGAAAGTACGCCTCGTGTGGGACGCGGCCGCTACTGTGGCGGGAGTCTCGCTCAACAGCCAGCTGCTCAAGGGGCCGGACATGCTGACGTCGCTTCCTTCCGTGATCTTCCGATTCCGTGAACGTCCTGTCGGATTCGGTGGTGATATCAGGGAAATGTATCACCAGCTGCGCATACGGAAGGAGGATACGAACGCCCAGAGGTTCCTGTTCCGGAACGACCCAACGGCCGAGCCTGAGGTGTACATCATGGACGTCGCCACCTTCGGGGCAACTTGCTCGCCGTGTGCCGCGcagtttgtgaaaaacaagaacgcGGAGGAGTTCTCGAAGCAGTATCCCGCGGCGGCGAAGGCAATCGTGGAGAACCATTATGTCGACGACTACTACGATAGCGCGTCGACGGTCGACGAAGCGATTCAGCGGGCGAAGGAGGTCAGACTCATCCACTCGAAAGCGGGCTTCGAGATCCGCAATTGGGTGGCCAGTTCAAGCGAGGTTGTCCGCGCGCTGGGCGAGAAGAAAGCCGATCAGAAAGTTCATCTCAGCCAAAACAAGACGACCGGTTACGAACGAGTGCTGGGCATTGTGTGGAACACGAGCACCGACGAGTTCTTGTTCTCGGCCGAGATGAGAGAGGATCTGGAGCGGTACTTGAAAGGAGAGCTGCGGCCCACGAAGCGGGTGGTGTCGAGCTGCGTAATGAGCCTGTTCGACCCTCAAGGTTTTCTGATCTCGTTCACGATCTTCGGGCGGATTTTGATCCAGGACTTGTGGCGGGCTGGCTGTGATTGGGACAAGGCGGTCGACGACGAAGCGTGGGAGAAATGGAAGCGCTGGGTGAGTCGCCTGCAAGAAGTCGAAGgcgttcgaatcccgcggtacTACTTCCAGGGCGCGCACGATCTGAACTACGAGACGTTGGAGCTTCATGTGTTCTGCGACGCGAGTCAGTGCGCTTACGGTGCTGTCGCCTTCTTCTGGATTATGTCGTCGATGGGCCCAATCTGCGCGCTCGTGTCCGGGAAGTCAAAGGTGGCACCGCTGAAGCTACTCAGCATCCCGCGCTTGGAACTGCAGTCAGATGTGGTCGGCTCGAGACTCATGAACTTCGTGCAGGAGAACCACACCCTCAAGATTGCGGAACGGTTCATCTGGTCAGACTCTGAAGTTGCTTTGTCGTGGATCCATTCTGACCAGCGAAAGTATAAGCAATTCGTTGCCTTTCGCGTCGGCGAAATTCTGACGCTGACCAAGCAGAGCGAGTGGCGGAAGGTGCCATCAAAGCTGAATCTGGCAGACATGCTCACCAAGTGGGACAACAAGCACAGTTTCCGGCAGGACGGGCCATGGTCACGAGCGCCGGAATTCATCGAAGAAGCCAAGAGACTGTGGGCCATCTCGAAGCAGCAGGTGCAGCTGAACACGCCCGAGGAGATGCGAGCGAGTGTGCTGTACCACAGCATCATTGTCACCGAGCAAATCATCGATCCTCAAAACTTCTCTCGCTGGACGGTGATGGTAAGATCCGTGGCGTGCCTGGCTCGATTTCGCTCCAATTGTCGCAGAAAAGCAAAGGGTTTGCCGATCGAAGCACTTCCCCTTTCGAAGGCGATGAAGGGGCTCGTGAAAAGGACCGTGCCAGCAGTTCCAGTCCCGCTGAAGCGGGAAGAATACCAGATGGCGGAAACATACTTGTGGAGATGGGCGCAAGCGGACTTTCCGGACGAGGTGACGACCCTCCTTAAAAACCTCGAACTCCCCGCGGACAAGAAGCTATCCCTGGAGAAGAGCAGCGTGCTGTACAAGCTGACCCCGTTCCTGGATGAGCAGAAAGTGATGCGAGTTGACGGTCGACTTGAGCGAGCTACCATGGTTCCGTTTGAAGTTCGCTTTCCCGTCATCCTGCCCAAAGGTCATCCCGTGACAACGAAGCTGCTGGAGCACTATCACCAGAAGATGGGCCACGCGTACTTCGAGACGGCAATCAACGAGCTTCGACAGCGTTTCTTCATCCCGAACCTACGAGCCGAGCTGAAGCGGGTGATGACGGCGTGCGTGAAGTGCAAGGTGGAGAAAAGCGTACCGGCGATCCCGAGAATGGCACCACTTCCAGTCCAGCGTGTGACTCCACATCAGCGGGCGTTCAGTTACACCGGGGTCGACTACTTCGGCCCAGTAGCAGTGACGGTCGGGCGGCGTTCCGAAAAGCGTTGGGTCAGCCTCTTCACGTGTTTGACCACGCGTGCCATCCATCTAGAAGTCGTGCATAGCTTGACCACACAGTCGTGCGTCATGGCTATCAGACGATTCGCTTGCCGGAGGGGAATGCCCATCGAGTTCTTCAGCGACAACGGCACGAACTTCCAGGGCGCGAGTAAGGAGATCGTACGCGTTGACGCGGAATGCAGAGAAGAGTTCACCGACGCCAGAACGAGCTGGAACTTCAACCCACCATCAGCGCCGCACATGGGCGGGGCCTGGGAGAGGCTTGTGAGGTCGGTCAAGGAAGCACTGAAGGCGTTCGACGACGGGAGGAAGCTGACGGACGAGGTGTTGCTGACCAGTTTGGCGGAAGCGGAGGATCTCATCAACACACGTCCGCTGACGTACCTGTCAACCGAAGCAGGATCAACCGAAGCTCTCACGCCCAACCATTTCTTGCGAGGAGTGACGACCAACGACCGCGGAGCTCAACGCGCTGAATCGACCAGTCCAGCCGAAGCTCTCCGAGACTGCTACAAGCGGTCGCAACTCCTTGCTGACTGTTTTTGGAAACGCTGGATTGCGGAGTACCTTCCGACCCTGAACCAACGGACGAAGTGGCACGCGGAGGCGGAGCCTATCGCGTGTGGAGATGTCGTCTACGTCGTGGAAGGCGCTAATCGCGGTAACTGGGTCCGGGGCATCGTGACAGAGGTCTTCAAGGGTGCCGATGGACGCATTCGGCAGGCGATGGTGAGGACAAGCAGAGGTGAGCTGAAGCGGCCGGTGAGCAAACTGGCGGTGCTTGAGATTCAGGAGCGTAAAACTGGTGTGAAGGAGGCTCCACCCACCAGAGTTACGGGGCGGGGCGATGTTGGCACCGCGATGAACCGTCCTAGTGCAGCACGCGAAACACGCCAGCCGAAATGCTAG